atatctttgtgcatatatatgtatatatgtgtgtatgtacatgtatgcatatatagtatgtgtatatatgagtatatgtatatgtgtatatatgtgtatatgtatatatatgtgtgtatatgagtatatatatgtgtgtatatgtatatgtatatatgtgtgtgttgtgcatgtgcgTATATAtacagtatgtatatatgtatatatgtgaatatatgtgtgtatgtatatatattgtgtgtatatatatatatatacatgtctgtatgaatgtgtgtgtgtgtgtgtgtgtgtgtgtgtgtgtgtgtgtgtgtgtgtgtgtaggaggggagctgagggaaggaaagagactaACAGAGTAGAGCAGTAAGAAGAGGGGATGAGAGTAAGGCAGTAAACATGACTGACTTGAACTGAAACCCAATACTACATGCAACCTATAATAGCAATAAagactatatgtgtatatatgtgtgtgtatacatatatatgtatatagtgtgtaCATGATGTGAAAGAGAGGCCAAAAGAAGATACCAAGTTTCCTATAACTGCaccttagagacagggtctctcactgaacctgacatAGGGTCATGGTCATCCAACCCCAGCTATACTTCTGTCTCCAGTCTTTTATATCACAGCGTTACAGGCTCCCTATGGCCACATCCCCATCCAAATCCACAAGCTCACACAgaaagtgctcttatccactcagccatctcttctGACCAAAGAATTATCAAGAGAAAGGGAGACCCAGCCAGCATGACTGGATGTGTAAGGACACATTAGAAATGGCTGCACCAAGGCTGGGAGACCCTGGCTCAGCAGGACCTTGGCGGTCTGGCAAGGAATTAGTGTTCAATCTGACTGAATTCTCTACAGTCCTCATAGCCTCTTCAGCAGGACACAAAGGCTTGAAAAGCAGGCCTTAACCCCATCTGGGAAGCATCCGGTTCCCACGCAGACGCAGTGATCTTCTTAATGGTGAAGCACTCAGGAGAGTAGGGAAGCACAGCGTAGGTGCCTGCACATGTGTTTCTGTGGAGGACATCACCCTCACTGTCAGCATCGTCCCTTTGGTCTGTGAGCATGGAGTGCATAAAGAGGAAAAGGACAGAGCCCACAGCTCAGATGTCCTCCCTGCCTACGTGTACTGAGTGTCATGGTGGCCTTGAACCTTCGGAAGCAGTGAAATAAATCCTCCTTCAGCTTCTCTAGGGTCTTCCCTTACAACAACTAGAACTCCCGCTATGGCCACCAGCCCTTTTTCTGCCCAGGCTGACCACTGTCACTGAAGTGACTAACTGGTATCAGGGAGGCAttgttctcccacccacctcaCAGGTACCATCACCATGGGAACCAAGCTGACCAATGAGAacaaacactgagccacctctccccaAGACAGGCCACAACCAACATTCAGAGGCCTCCAGGGCCCCCTCCTGGATAAACCAATCCCACTGCCCCCCGCCACCAAGGCGGAAAACAGAGGATCTTCTGCCTGGAATGCTCAAGAGCAAAAGCCAAACTCATCCTTACCCAGCTTAGAGGTCCAGGCACATGTGGGGTCCTGCCATTCAGCAACCATTCAGAAGCCCCCAAAGACTGTCCGTAGTACCTTGGGAACACCCCAGAGCACTGAGAGCCTCGTGAAGAGCACACAGAGCCTCAAGCCAGAGGTATGCAGCATCTCCACCCCCACAAGCAGTGGCTATGAAGCCGACGGGGAGTGCAGCAAGGACAACCTGGTTAACAGGAAGCAAACAGTGAGGCTAACTAAGCGTCTCACCACCCGGGTGGAGAGCAGCGAGATATTCCCCGTGCCCCATCTCAGCCCATTCAAGATCCGAAGGCTGGCCAGGAAAGGCCAGTGCTCCCAGAAGTCTGGAGGGGAAAAGTGAGACCAGCCTGCCGGATGGCAGAGtcagcagtctgagtagcatcagcTTCCTCAGCCCAGGCAGCAGTTTCCTGTCCTACCAGGTGAGCAGTGGGCTTCTcagctccagcagcagcagcagcaacaccagcagcagcagcaggccctCCAGCAAGGCCAATAGCAGCCAGAACATTAGGGTGGACTGTAATGAGCAGAGCGAGCCAAGAAGCAACACCAACCTCCAGGAAGACAAAGCCAGGGACCCTGTGGAAAGTAGCAGCCAGTCCACCCAGGCTGAGCAGCCCACCCAGGAACCCATGCCTTTATGAGGAAATTTCTCAGCTGCTAGTATCTAGACACTAGGGCCCAACAAATACTGGTTCATCTGGAACATCCATTAGCAACTTAAGTAGGAAAAACTACAGAAGTGGGAGCTGTCTTCTATAGCCATGACCATCAACAGACAGGTTACATACAGGACTGTCTGCTGAGAAGTAGGTGAAGTGGACCATCTGTATAGGAAGATGTTGTGAGAAGAGCTGGAACAAGAACCATCGATGCCAGGCCATCTTTATCAAGCCACCCATGGGAAGAGCATCAAGTGCCATGAACCTCAGCACAGGCTACCCGTAAGATCCATCGAAACTATCAGCACCAAGATCAGTAGTGACAATTGACAACTGTTTTAAGAACCCTTAGAAGGCAGAACCTTCCATGATGAACCCATTATAAACAATGAGCACCATGTACAACTGCCTTGTGCTCAGAAGAAACGTATCACCTCTACTGGGAGTGGCCCAggtccagaggcatctggaatgATAAGGACCCTGCATGGGGATCTATAACCATGGGGAACTCCATCTCTACTGAGTACTATAATGTACAGGCACTGCCCATGGAAGCTCTAACCGGGGGACACTGTATACAAAGAACATCCATGACTCCCAACAGTATAACCCAGCCCATCTTGGGGATCATCAAACGCAGTTGGTAGTACCACTAGCCCCAGGGTAAAGTGTCTAGAAAGAACTTCTGAGGGGATATGTCAAAGGACCCAGGTGGCCAAAGAACATCACCCATGGGAGAGCTGTGCTTCCCATCTGATTCTTTCTGGGCATCTATACCCCACATTCCATCCAGGAGCAAAGGCTGaatacactgtttctgtctctatgttGGCCTCAGAAAAGCAGAAATCAGAAGCCAGGGACAGCCCTTTTGCTCAGATGGTCAGAACCAGACTCCCTGTGGCAGTACATCATGGTAACTGCCACCATAGACTCAGAGACCATCCTGCAGGAACTGGTAGGGCAGGAACTCTACACCATGGACAAATGCTGCATAAGTGGATAAGAGGCCTAAGGCCCTGCCCCCATCCCTTCTCAGAACAGTGGAACCATTCCCCAGGCTAAACACATagatccaggaaacaagaggGTGCATGAAGAGGAGAGGCCAGCGGCAGACAATGAAAACATCCACTGGGCACCAGAAGGAAAGTGGAGGGGGCACCAAGCACAATAAATGGTATCTGGAGAGGTCACATGTACatgggtctgtgtgtgtcttccaAGCAAGGCCATGGAGAAGGCAGCCCAAATTCACTAAAGAACCAACTATAGCTACCACTTAGGCCAGTGCCCAGCCAGTCCCCTGGAGTAAATGCATTTTCAGAGCCGGATTTCCTATAAGGTTCAAAGTCCAAGGTCAAGGATCTGACAGGAGGGGCCCCTTGATCATAGATGTCTACTTTAACTCTGTAATGTCACAGGGAGAAAGGGCAAGAACTGTCCCTGGAATATTTCACAGACACCAATCTCATTCATGAGAGCTTCACCCCTGTGACTCTAACATCTCATGTTCTAGCACCAGGGAGGTTGGAAGAGTCCATTTCATTATCCagtcaggagctggagagatgactcagctggccAAGTGCTGtcgtgcaagcatgaggacctatgCTTGATTCCCCCGGAATCCATGTTTTAAAAACTGGCATACCTCAGCAATCCTAGTCCTGGGGAGATGGGAGCAAAAgaatctctgaggcttactggcCAGTCCCTCACCACTGATACATCCTCATACTCAACTGTTCCAGCAGGACCCTGTGTGAGACAGTGTCCCACCAGTCCCTGACACCTCTCCTATCCACTGAGACACCCAACCCACAGCTTCATCTTCCCCTGCACCTGTGGGTCCCTTGCACCTGTGGGTCCCCTGCACCTGTGGGTCCCCTGCACCTGTGGGTCCCCTGCACCTGTGGGTCCCCTGCACCTGTGGGTCCCCTGCACGGGTCCTCCTATATACCTGTGGGTCTCCTACACCTGTGGGTCCCCTGTACCTGTTCATCAGAATCACTGAGGGTCATTTAAAACTCCAAGTGCCCAGGTGGCATCACACTGTGAACAGCATGTCAATTTTTAAAGTTCCCAGACTGTGCCAGCCTCATGCTGGATGACAAAATTCCTGCAAAAATCAGCTTGAAGACAAGGCTTGTGGGGGGTGTCTTGTTCCAGAGTGTTCCATGCCTCCCTTCCATGTTCATTGGGCCTGCCTCTTTGGCCTGTGGATGCATAGTGCATTATGGCGAAGCATGTAGTAGAAGAGGTCTGTGGGCAGCATTACAGCCaggaaagagaggaaacagaGCCGTGACCCCAGTATCCCCTCCTAGGGTGGTCTAAAGTTGGAaccacctcctaacagtgctgtACTGCCTTTGGGGGACACTCAAAATCTCAATGACAGCACCAAATGATGCCTGTGTTCAAGCCAGGACTGGGGCATGTGGCTGCTCTGGATCtctttccatgactttaaacctggggtgaaaaacaaaaacaaaaacctacaggGCCAGGGAGGTCATGGGAAGGGATGGGGGACAGGATGGGCGAACTGAAAATTGAAAAGCGTGAATCCTATACAGAGAAGCTAGAAGTCTGAAGACAGTCTCCTGGGTTTATGGCTCCCAATTCAAATGAGAGGAGGGGAGGGTTCTAAGAAGACGCAGGGATCTTCCAGCAATAAGCATCTCCTTCTACTTCTCAACTGCTCAGGGGCACTCAGCACTTTCCCAGCACCTGGCTACCTCACACCCTGGCATCTTGTTATACCATCACCTCCTATCATGCCAACCTCCACTTTCTATCTCCACCCCTGAGCATATAGCAAACCCACCCTGGCTAGTGTGCAGCTGTGACTGTTGCAAATACATCCAGTCCTGTGCCCCCTACCATAGAGTGCCAGGCAGCTTCATGATGGTCTATTATATGCACCGGGTCGTGGCTATTCGGTGCAGCATGAGGTCTCTCTAAATTGGCTTTCCATAGGCAATGTGAGTCAGCCGAGGTCAAGTCCACTGCAGAGAACGGTGCACTATGCATGTGTTCTCTGAAAGGTACCTGGACTGTTCCTAGTTTAGATACTAAACTCTAGGAACATTTGGATACAAGAGTTTGTGTCACCAGGAACTGTACAGCTCACTGCATCAAGCCCTGGGCCTTGAGTTTGGGACAGTGCAGTGAATgactttataaaataataaaaagaaaatggagcttCCAGTGAGTGTTGACACACCTGTTATCCAAGAACGCCAGAGAAGCAGAAggactgtgagtttgaagtcagcctgggatacGAGTATACCAagaatctgtctcaaacaaagctgTTAGTAATTTCCCCATCTGAATTCCTGTCTGCTTCATGTCCCAGAAATCCTTCTGTCCCTAAACTCACAGTGCTATAGTGCTGGAACTGCAGGGTTCTGGGATCCAAACACCAATCTTAACTGCTATGTgttctctgtctgcctgcctgcctgcctgtctgtctgtctgtctgtttctctcaacagacagacagacagacagacagatagatagatagattatatacaatgatatatacatatacatatatatgtatatgtgtgtgtgtgtatatatatatatatatatatatatatatatatatattccttttcctctctccctctctatctctccacctttctcccttcattttccattttctgaaagtTGCTATCAATTTGCTCACTGTGTTGGAGTTTGGGGGTTTCCTTGATCATAGGTAAGGGAAATGTATGTAGTCTACCATTGTTAATCCACTTCACCTATGGGGATCTGAGACACGGGATAGCTCTGTGTAAGTAGAGGGACTGGCATTTAAATGCAGAATGTAGCTCTGGAGTCCATGACCATAACCATTAAGCTCCCCAACCTGGCACTCTGCTCTAAAGACATTGGCATATTCCAGTGTCACGGGCACCTGGCTGCCTGTGTACAGGGCCTGAGCATGCTGTTTCTTGGGGACTCTGAACATAgaacccctctctccttcctgcctaAGGCATGGGTGcttgcagcttgaggaagaactCATCTCTCACCTCTCCAACACTCGTTCTGTGTCTTCAGCATCCCTGAacagaagatggagggagggataaATGGCCAAATCTAAAGAAGCAAGCTGCACCTTCCAAGGCCTAGAGTGCAGTGTGATGCCACAGGTGCCTCAGGGTCCCTCCCACCCCAGCAGAGGGACCAGGCAAGCACGTGAGGGGAGGTCTATTTGTTAAGTAgacaggtgattttttttcctttcctgtccaTTGCCCCAGCATTGAGGGTGTCAATGGGCTTAGAGTAATGGGTGGCTGTAGGTGCTGGCTCCTGAATTATTAACTGAGCTGGAGGAAGAGCTGTTTGCCAGTTCTCTCTGGCCAGCAGACTAAGAAGACCCCAAGACTCTGTATAGACATAAAATGGGAAAGTGGGAAAGGTGGCCAGCCAGTAGACCTCATGAACctggggtgaaaaaaaaaaacgaaaaacctACAGGGCCAGGGAGCTGGGTATCTAAACATGGCCTCCCTTCCTAAATTCACCCTTGGCCTCATCCCGCAGCCAGGATGGCACTTTGTCTTTGTCCTTTGTTGAAGGACCTGTTGCTCTGGATGGAAGGTCCTAACAGCTCCCCCACTGACTCCTCCTGAGCCAGAAGCTCAATGCATGTAGGAAGGGAGAGGACAGTGCCTCAGGCTGGCTCCTCCAAAAGCTAGCCTGAGCTGAGTTCTCAGGTGAGATCTCCAGGCTGTACCCCAAGGAGGTCAGTGATGAGGGAGGACTGGGGATTCAATGTTCTATCCTCTGCTTGCGGTAACGTTTTGAAGGCTGTGGGGCCTTTAGGAAGTAGTCCCTGACTGGTAGACATAGGTTGTTAGGGGTAGGCCTTTGAAGGTTATATCCACCCCAGAGTTCCAGCCTGTGTGCTCTGCTTTCTAGTTAACCATGATGTGAAAAGCTTAGGTCACTCAATCACATCACCCCAGCTAGAGCCACTCTGCACTGCCTTCCCCAACCAAGAGGGAGTGAATTCACTGTCTTTGCTCCTGTCGGGTAGGTATCTagtcaaagaaacacacacaaaaaataaaaaataaaaataaaagatagaagatagatagatatgcgAAATGCTCCCCATCCTGTCAAGAGCAACTATCCAAAAAGGGGGTATCTAGGAGCGACCAACAGCCCTGGTCATAACCAAGCCCAAGGAGATGCTGTAGCTCCAAATTCCCAGGAGCCGGCTCCTTCCAGCCCCACAGTCCATCACACTGCAGATGGGATCTGGATGAAGACTAGCAAAGGTGAGCTAAGCCCCAGCCAGACCAGAAAGTCACCAGCAGAGCCCAGCCGTGTGCCAGCCTGAAGGTCTCTGAGCTGCAGAAGAGCTGGGTATGTAAACGCTATTACAAAGCTGGGGCTGGTGTGACCCTTCGCTTCCATTTCAAGAGAGGATTTTCATCATGGCCACCAAAGGCCTGCCCTTGTGACTACTGTGGCCTCAACCCCATCTCCTCACTATCTGTGGAACATTCACTTCTTTAACTGCACACGCCCCACACAGGACCTTTGCAGTGTCAATGTTTCCAACTGGGATATGCCCTACTCTCTGTCCCTAATCACTGCCTATGCTTCCTTCAGAACTCAACTCAGGTATCTCTGCCCTGGGAAGGTTTCCTCCACAAGGCTATACCCAGCCTGTTTGTCTATACTCTCAGAGCTGTGAGTAGACATAGATTTGTGTGACTCTCAACTAAAGTCTGCCTCCCCTGTGAACCTTTAACTCCATGGGAGAACTGTGCATGGCCACGGTTGTATCTGAAGAATCTACAATAGCACTCTATTCCCAGTGGCTTTGACATTGTGTCCTCAGTACTGATAACCATGCCTTGTATCCAGCAGGTGCTTTATAAGCTATCTGGAATGAATCATCAGGATCCAAGCACTGGAAAGTCTATCCAAGGAGAATTAGTCAAATCATGACCACCTGTTAATTCTTGAAAGACTCACATCGATCTTAGAAGTTAAAGCCATcacacccaggcacacacaccagGTCTGGGAACTGGATAGCATCCTCAGGTTGTAAGATGGGCTGACATGGATCCAGGGCCATCTGTCCTACTCAAAAGGCCATCAAATGCATTTGTGGAGGCCTATCCAGAATCCCCTTCTTTCTGATGAAAATCTTTCACACACAATATTGTTTGCCAATATAAACACAGGGTGCCAAGTGCCAATCCTGGAGTTCACAGCAGCCAGCAAAACAGACCCTGGATAGAGACTCGGCAGGCACAAGGCCACAACATAAGCTGTGTGCCTGACAGCATGTGTCCTCAGCATCCTTTGATCCCCAGTGCCATCCTCCATAAAATTAAAAGCCAGTCCTGCCTACTATGGTCAGTACAGGACAGTTTGGACAGAACACTTGGTTCAGCCACATAACAGATCCCCAGCCAACGCTAGCCATTGCTACAGTAGATCCCAGATCATGGTGATCTCTGAGACACCTCCCAGCATGCCTTGTTCACCTCCCACCTTGGCACCTGCCACCAAGTGGATGGCATGAAGAAACCAGAACTTGAAGAGGAATGGTGGTATTCAGCTCACCTGCCTGAGCCTTGGCGGGGAGAGGGGGGTTGCTCAGCCCATGCAGAGAGCGTGGAAAGAGTGAATTTTCCCTTGGCTGCTTATGGCCCAGATTCATGACCCATGTCCCTCCTGCTCATCGGGGATTTTCCTGGAGAGCCACACTGCCAGCCTCCTGGGGCTGAGAATGTGACCAATTCATGTTTCCTTGGTCTGGAGTCCTCAGAGtcacaagcctggtctacaggatgaACTAGTGGGTAAATGGTGCTGTCCAGGGTATGATGTCATGCGAAGAGGCAGGAGCACACCCAGGGACCTTGACCAtcctggggtgaggaagagggaAGACAGGCTGCTTCCACCATGGACGCTCATGGGTGGCAATGGCCTCCTCACCTAGGTGTAGCTCCCTGGGAGCTAGGGAAGGCTGAATTGCTGAATGGTtcagtggtgtggtgtggtgttgttgttgttgctgctattgttgttggtttagtttggtttggtttggctcttttttaaagaaattaagccATATTCTTCCTTTTAgactcctcttctcctcccacagTCCCCCTTCCTACTTTCATgtcatggcatgtatgtatatgtatgtccgtatgcatgtatgtatgtatgtatgtatgtactgccTCTCAACCTGCAGGAATGGCCATTTCTGAACTGACCACTCAGCATAGGAGGTGGCTGACCCCTGAAGCCCTCAACTCTTACCTAACACAGAGAACAAAATGCCAAAGGAACAAGAAAATCTGTGAGGCAAGTAGACTTAGGAAATGGAGGAAGGGCTTGTCTTTGAAAAGGGCAGAGGCAACCACAGGGTGCAAGAGTGGAAACCAACCTGGGAGTTCTCACCACTAGACAAGGGTTATAGAGTTCCCTCCTCCCTGATACAGACATCTTCCCAAACCAATCACTGTGGCAGCTCCTGCTTAAGCCTCCATCTGATCTCCATTGCCCTCAGTGAATAAAACCTAACCCCTGAAGCCCTCCACACCCCAGCCTCTGTCCAGCCCATCACGCTGTCCTTCACTCAGTAGAAGAaaggctttcttcctttcttatggGGCTCAGGTTTTTTTACAATG
This Mus musculus strain C57BL/6J chromosome 7, GRCm38.p6 C57BL/6J DNA region includes the following protein-coding sequences:
- the 4930571K23Rik gene encoding uncharacterized protein LOC75861 (non-AUG (CUG) translation initiation codon); translated protein: MDKPIPLPPATKAENRGSSAWNAQEQKPNSSLPSLEVQAHVGSCHSATIQKPPKTVRSTLGTPQSTESLVKSTQSLKPEVCSISTPTSSGYEADGECSKDNLVNRKQTVRLTKRLTTRVESSEIFPVPHLSPFKIRRLARKGQCSQKSGGEK